TCAGCAAACGATGTATTTGCCGCAAGTATCAGTATCAGAAAGGTGGTGCTCTGAATAAAGTAGTAAAAAAATCCCTGAGAGAATATGGTTTTTGCCAGTTGTGACAGTATGGTTTCGTTTTCAGCGGGTAATATGCCGAAACGGTTTGTCAAAAAGGTAATGCCAGTAAATGAAAACCCAAGAATGATGGCCATCCATATTAATGTTATCCCTGCATTTCTGGACTCTGGAGCTTTAAAAGCCTTGACACCGTTAGAGATAGCCTCAATACCTGTAAGGGCTGTACAACCTGAGGAGAAGGCCTTCATTATAAGAAATAACATCATAATATCCGAATATGCATGAGCCTGCACAGGATGGGTGGCATGTTGCAAAGATGTGATACGTATTAAACCAACGCAGATAAGTATTACTATTCCTGCAATAAAAAAATATGTTGGCAGAGAGAATATCTTACCCGATTCCTTAACACCGCGAAGATTAACCACTGTGATAATTAACAGTGAGGTGATGCACAACAAAACCCTGTATTTATACAAAAATGGTACCGCAGATGTTATAGCGGCAACCCCTGAACTGATACTTACGGACACCGTAAGAACGTAATCTATAAGCAGGGCAGATCCAGCTGCAAGTCCGGCATTTATGCCAAGATTATCCTTTGCAACAATATAGGCACCCCCACCTGAAGGATATTCGTGAATGGTCTGAAAATAAGAGGTGGCAACTATTGCTATCAAGGTTGTTATGCCAATGGCTATTGGCATAGAATAGTGGAGCAGCCCCGCGCCACCTAGTACCAAAACGATAAGTATTTCCTCAGTTGCATATGCCACTGAGGACATTGCGTCCGATGAGAACACTGCCAGACCTGTGAACTTTGATACACGCTCGTGCTTTTCTTTTACAGACTCTATAGGTCTGCCAATTAGAAAAGTTTTAATAGACATACATCCTCCTGAAACGCTCAGTGTGGTACATTAGCAGCTAACTAATCTTTACACCACGGTCAACATTGTAAATCTACATACAGTGGATTGTCAATTATACAAATTGCCCCCGAATCCACCATCAAAATAAATCGTAATGTCAATTTTAGGAATTTTAAGAATTTTAGAGATCAGTTGTGAGTATAAGGGCTTCTCTCGTGGCTGTCTCTTCACATGGTTTCAATGCGTCAAATTTGATCAAGCCCGCATTTATTCGCATCAGTGCCTTCAGATTTTCTGTGGCCTCCGGTATAAA
This genomic interval from Nitrospirota bacterium contains the following:
- a CDS encoding APC family permease — translated: MSIKTFLIGRPIESVKEKHERVSKFTGLAVFSSDAMSSVAYATEEILIVLVLGGAGLLHYSMPIAIGITTLIAIVATSYFQTIHEYPSGGGAYIVAKDNLGINAGLAAGSALLIDYVLTVSVSISSGVAAITSAVPFLYKYRVLLCITSLLIITVVNLRGVKESGKIFSLPTYFFIAGIVILICVGLIRITSLQHATHPVQAHAYSDIMMLFLIMKAFSSGCTALTGIEAISNGVKAFKAPESRNAGITLIWMAIILGFSFTGITFLTNRFGILPAENETILSQLAKTIFSQGFFYYFIQSTTFLILILAANTSFADFPRLSSIMAQDGYLPRQLANRGDKLVFSNGVIILSIFSAILMAAFEGDTHSLIPLYAVGVFLSFTLSQSGMVVHWFKYKGKGWVKHMIINASGAITTAIVSLVISTTKFIHGAWMVIVAIPIIMYATKKINLHYQSVSKQLSVKNAVPGEEYIHHSVIVPISGIQSAVLNAVKYAKAISGDVTAVYVCLDPVATEKLKILWETYGLGIQLVILDSPYRSIIEPLMSYIDDVKDSYKKGIITIVLPEFVPQKWWHHLLHNQTAIFIKGIILFKEGVVSTSVPLHLSD